In the Streptomyces sp. cg36 genome, one interval contains:
- a CDS encoding D-arabinono-1,4-lactone oxidase codes for MSGANSSTWRNWAGNVTARPAREESPASTAELAAAVRRAAEDGLTVKAVGTGHSFTTAAATDGVLIRPDLLTGIREIDRTAMTVTVEAGTPLKRLNAVLAREGLSLTNMGDIMEQTVAGATSTGTHGTGRDSASIAAQIVALELVTADGSVLTCSPKENPEVFAAARIGLGALGVVSAITFAVEPEFLLTAREEPMPFDRVASEFEALFTENEHFEFYWFPHTGNCNTKRNNRSAGPAAPPGRVSGWIEDEFMSNGLFQVVCSLGRAVPATIPAIAKVSSRALSARTYTDIPYKVFTSPRRVRFVEMEYALPREAVVEALREVRALVDRSNLRVSFPVEVRTAPADDIALSTASGRDTAYIAVHMYRGTPYQAYFTAVERIMTAHQGRPHWGKVHTRDAEYFAEAYPRFGEFTALRDRLDPDRLFANAYLRRVLGD; via the coding sequence ATGAGCGGAGCGAACAGCAGCACGTGGCGTAACTGGGCGGGGAACGTGACGGCGCGGCCGGCCCGGGAGGAGTCCCCGGCCTCCACGGCCGAACTGGCCGCCGCCGTGCGCCGGGCCGCCGAGGACGGGCTGACGGTGAAGGCGGTCGGCACCGGCCACTCCTTCACCACGGCCGCCGCCACCGACGGGGTGCTGATCCGGCCCGATCTGCTCACCGGCATCCGGGAGATCGACCGTACGGCGATGACCGTGACCGTGGAGGCGGGCACACCGCTGAAGCGGCTGAACGCGGTCCTGGCGCGCGAGGGGCTCTCGCTCACCAACATGGGCGACATCATGGAGCAGACGGTCGCCGGGGCCACCTCGACCGGCACCCACGGCACCGGCCGCGACTCGGCCTCCATAGCCGCCCAGATCGTCGCGCTGGAGCTGGTCACCGCCGACGGTTCGGTCCTGACCTGCTCGCCGAAGGAGAACCCGGAGGTCTTCGCCGCCGCCCGCATCGGGCTCGGCGCGCTCGGGGTGGTCTCCGCGATCACCTTCGCGGTGGAGCCGGAGTTCCTGCTCACCGCGCGCGAGGAGCCGATGCCCTTCGACCGGGTCGCCTCGGAGTTCGAGGCGCTCTTCACCGAGAACGAGCACTTCGAGTTCTACTGGTTCCCGCACACCGGCAACTGCAACACCAAGCGCAACAACCGCAGCGCCGGTCCCGCCGCCCCGCCCGGCCGGGTGAGCGGCTGGATCGAGGACGAGTTCATGTCCAACGGCCTCTTCCAGGTCGTCTGTTCGCTGGGCCGGGCCGTCCCCGCGACGATCCCCGCGATCGCCAAGGTGTCCAGCCGGGCCCTCTCCGCCCGTACGTACACCGACATTCCGTACAAGGTCTTCACAAGTCCGCGCCGGGTGCGGTTCGTCGAGATGGAGTACGCCCTGCCGCGCGAGGCCGTGGTGGAGGCGCTGCGCGAAGTGCGGGCGCTGGTGGACCGGTCGAACCTGCGGGTGAGCTTCCCGGTCGAGGTGCGCACGGCCCCGGCCGACGACATCGCGCTCTCCACCGCCTCGGGGCGGGACACCGCGTACATCGCGGTGCACATGTACCGGGGCACGCCGTACCAGGCGTACTTCACCGCCGTGGAGCGGATCATGACGGCGCACCAGGGCCGGCCGCACTGGGGCAAGGTGCACACGCGCGACGCCGAGTACTTCGCCGAGGCGTATCCGCGCTTCGGCGAGTTCACCGCCCTGCGCGACCGCCTCGACCCCGACCGGCTCTTCGCCAACGCCTATCTGCGCCGGGTCCTCGGCGACTGA
- the sepH gene encoding septation protein SepH yields MTSAGTTREVPMPELRVVAVSNDGTRLVLKAADSTEYTLPIDERLRAAVRNDRARLGQIEIEVESHLRPRDIQARIRAGASAEEVAQLAGIPVDRVRRFEGPVLAERAFMAERARKTPVRRPGENTGPQLGEAVQERLLLRGADKDSVQWDSWRRDDGTWEVLLVYRVATEPRAASWTYDPPRRLVQAVDDEARSLIGESDDTPEPSFPFVPRIARLPRDRPLDRALDRQLERPAPVAPEPVPDESDSLTSLLEAVPSFRGDMVVPERPAAPPEPDTTAPVEEPEIEEPPAPAASAGAGAAYADVLMPRSVSGHRDRLTGTTDRQAEADGVRPGRRAAVPSWDEIVFGTRRKKQQE; encoded by the coding sequence GTGACGTCGGCAGGCACCACCCGGGAGGTCCCCATGCCCGAACTGCGTGTCGTGGCCGTCTCCAACGACGGCACACGACTGGTGCTCAAGGCTGCGGACAGCACGGAGTACACGCTTCCGATCGATGAGCGGCTGCGCGCCGCCGTGCGCAACGACCGCGCCCGGCTCGGGCAGATCGAGATCGAGGTGGAGAGCCACCTCCGGCCTCGTGACATCCAGGCGCGGATACGGGCCGGAGCCTCGGCCGAGGAGGTCGCCCAGCTCGCCGGGATCCCCGTCGACCGGGTCCGCCGCTTCGAGGGCCCGGTGCTCGCGGAGCGCGCCTTCATGGCCGAGCGGGCCCGCAAGACCCCCGTGCGACGCCCCGGCGAGAACACCGGCCCCCAGCTCGGCGAGGCCGTCCAGGAGCGGCTGCTGCTGCGCGGCGCCGACAAGGACAGCGTCCAGTGGGACTCCTGGCGCCGCGACGACGGCACCTGGGAGGTCCTGCTCGTCTACCGGGTGGCCACCGAGCCGCGCGCCGCGAGCTGGACCTACGACCCGCCGCGCCGGCTGGTCCAGGCCGTCGACGACGAGGCCCGCTCGCTGATCGGCGAGAGCGACGACACCCCCGAGCCGAGCTTCCCGTTCGTGCCGAGGATCGCCCGGCTGCCCCGGGACCGGCCGCTCGACCGGGCCCTGGACCGGCAGCTGGAGCGCCCGGCCCCCGTCGCGCCCGAGCCCGTCCCGGACGAGAGCGACTCGCTCACCAGCCTCCTGGAGGCGGTGCCGAGCTTCCGCGGCGACATGGTGGTGCCCGAGCGCCCGGCCGCGCCGCCGGAGCCCGACACCACCGCGCCCGTCGAGGAGCCCGAGATCGAGGAGCCGCCCGCCCCGGCGGCGTCGGCGGGCGCCGGAGCGGCGTACGCGGACGTGCTGATGCCGCGCTCGGTCAGCGGCCACCGCGACCGGCTCACCGGCACGACGGACCGGCAGGCCGAGGCGGACGGCGTCCGGCCCGGCAGGCGGGCCGCGGTGCCCAGCTGGGACGAGATCGTCTTCGGCACCCGGCGCAAGAAGCAGCAGGAGTAG
- a CDS encoding sulfurtransferase yields MNAIISASELAAELAGEHPPVLLDVRWQLSLAKAAGAAPFDGRAEYAAGHLPGAVFVDLDAELAGPPGSGGRHPLPDVAAFGAVMRRAGVSAGTPVVVYDGGQGWGAARAWWLLRWTGHPDVRVLDGGLAVWTGPLSSEVPAPAGGDFAPEPGAVGLLDADGAAALARSGLLLDARAGERYRGEVEPIDRVGGHIPGAVSAPTTENVDADGRFLAAEVLADRFKALGASGADVGVYCGSGVSGAHEVLALEVAGIPAALYAGSWSQWSSDESRPVATGPDPQ; encoded by the coding sequence ATGAACGCCATCATCAGCGCATCCGAACTGGCGGCCGAGCTGGCGGGGGAGCACCCCCCGGTCCTGCTCGACGTCCGCTGGCAGCTCAGCCTCGCCAAGGCGGCCGGTGCCGCCCCCTTCGACGGCCGGGCGGAGTACGCGGCCGGGCACCTGCCCGGCGCGGTCTTCGTCGACCTCGACGCGGAGCTGGCCGGTCCGCCCGGCTCCGGCGGGCGCCATCCGCTGCCCGACGTGGCCGCGTTCGGTGCCGTGATGCGCCGGGCCGGGGTGTCGGCCGGGACGCCCGTGGTCGTGTACGACGGCGGGCAGGGCTGGGGCGCGGCACGCGCCTGGTGGCTGCTGCGCTGGACGGGGCACCCGGACGTCCGGGTCCTCGACGGCGGCCTCGCCGTGTGGACCGGGCCGCTGTCGAGCGAGGTCCCGGCCCCGGCCGGGGGCGACTTCGCGCCGGAGCCGGGCGCGGTGGGCCTGCTGGACGCGGACGGGGCCGCGGCGCTGGCCCGCTCCGGACTGCTCCTGGACGCCCGTGCGGGGGAGCGCTACCGGGGCGAGGTCGAGCCGATCGACCGGGTCGGCGGGCACATCCCGGGCGCGGTCTCGGCCCCCACCACCGAGAACGTGGACGCCGACGGCCGCTTCCTGGCCGCGGAGGTCCTCGCGGACCGCTTCAAGGCGCTGGGGGCGTCCGGCGCCGATGTCGGCGTGTACTGCGGATCCGGGGTCTCCGGTGCCCACGAGGTGCTGGCCCTGGAGGTCGCGGGCATCCCGGCGGCGCTGTACGCGGGCTCCTGGTCGCAGTGGTCGTCCGACGAGTCCCGCCCGGTCGCCACCGGCCCCGACCCGCAGTAA
- a CDS encoding VOC family protein: protein MSQAETRRTPGTPCWVSLMVHGLAPTQEFYAQLFGWEFRPGPASLGPYVRALLDGAEVAGIGQLPPDRHLPVAWTPYLATDDADATAEAIRCCGGTVGVGPLDAGDAGRLVIASDPEGAVFGAWQAEAHVGTAVAGAPGTPVWNELLTRETTAVGKFYESVFGYDAEAVVPADLDHLTLRLDGRPVCSLRGVGNALPRDRGPHWMTSFEVADTDEAVHRVTELGGHVVQPPGQGPSGRVATVADPEGAVFTLVRTGV, encoded by the coding sequence ATGTCCCAGGCAGAGACCCGGCGGACGCCCGGCACACCCTGCTGGGTGAGCCTGATGGTGCACGGCCTGGCTCCCACCCAGGAGTTCTACGCGCAACTGTTCGGCTGGGAGTTCCGGCCCGGTCCCGCCTCGCTCGGCCCCTACGTACGGGCCCTCCTGGACGGTGCCGAGGTGGCGGGAATCGGCCAGCTCCCGCCGGACCGGCATCTGCCGGTCGCCTGGACCCCCTATCTGGCCACCGACGACGCCGACGCCACGGCCGAGGCGATCCGCTGCTGCGGCGGAACGGTCGGCGTCGGACCGCTGGACGCGGGGGACGCGGGACGGCTGGTGATCGCCTCCGACCCGGAGGGCGCGGTGTTCGGCGCCTGGCAGGCCGAGGCGCACGTGGGCACCGCGGTGGCGGGCGCACCGGGCACCCCGGTCTGGAACGAGCTGCTGACCCGGGAGACGACGGCGGTCGGCAAGTTCTACGAGTCGGTGTTCGGCTATGACGCCGAGGCGGTCGTCCCGGCCGACCTCGACCACCTCACGCTGCGCCTGGACGGGCGTCCGGTCTGCTCGCTGCGCGGGGTGGGCAACGCCCTGCCGCGCGACCGGGGCCCGCACTGGATGACCTCCTTCGAGGTCGCCGACACGGACGAGGCGGTCCACCGGGTCACCGAGCTGGGCGGCCATGTCGTGCAGCCGCCCGGACAGGGGCCGAGCGGGCGGGTGGCCACGGTGGCGGACCCCGAGGGGGCGGTGTTCACGCTGGTGCGCACCGGCGTGTGA
- a CDS encoding thymidine kinase: MPELVFFSGTMDCGKSTLALQIEHNRSARGLQGMIFTRDDRAGEGKLSSRLGLVTDAVEAAEGFDFYAHLVAHLSKGGRCDYVIADEAQFLAPEQIDQLARVVDDLDLDVFAFGITTDFRSKLFPGSQRLVELADRVEVLQVEALCWCGARATHNARTRGGEMVVEGAQVVVGDVNQSEDEIGYEVLCRRHHRRRMTAAAARAATLSPDVLPVDA, translated from the coding sequence ATGCCCGAGCTGGTGTTCTTCTCCGGAACGATGGACTGCGGAAAGAGCACCCTCGCTCTTCAGATCGAGCACAACCGCTCCGCGCGCGGACTCCAGGGCATGATCTTCACCCGTGACGACCGGGCGGGCGAGGGCAAGCTGTCCTCGCGCCTGGGCCTGGTGACGGACGCCGTGGAGGCGGCCGAGGGCTTCGACTTCTACGCGCACCTGGTCGCCCACCTCTCCAAGGGCGGGCGCTGCGACTACGTGATCGCCGACGAGGCGCAGTTCCTCGCGCCGGAGCAGATCGACCAGCTCGCCCGGGTCGTCGACGACCTGGACCTGGACGTCTTCGCCTTCGGCATCACCACCGACTTCCGCTCCAAGCTCTTCCCCGGCTCGCAGCGCCTGGTGGAGCTGGCCGACCGCGTCGAGGTCCTCCAGGTCGAGGCGCTCTGCTGGTGCGGCGCGCGCGCCACCCACAACGCCCGCACCCGGGGCGGCGAGATGGTCGTCGAGGGTGCGCAGGTGGTCGTCGGGGACGTCAACCAGTCCGAGGACGAGATCGGGTACGAGGTGCTGTGCCGCCGTCACCACCGGCGCCGGATGACGGCCGCGGCGGCGCGTGCGGCGACCCTGTCGCCGGATGTGCTGCCGGTGGACGCGTAG
- a CDS encoding alkaline phosphatase family protein produces MAQPAWQDPEPLALDTAPLPEYGSGSLADLLPTLAAGMGVPGTAAAILELTPADRNCVFLIDGLGWEQIKAHPDEAPYLHGLLGGSRGGTGRPITAGFPATTATSLASVGTGLPPAAHGLPGYTARNPETGELMNQLRWKPWTDPHAWQPYPTVFQLADAAGVHTAQVSSPTFQHTPLTKVALSGGTFHGRLTGEERMDLAAEQLGAGDRSLVYTYYSEVDGKGHRFGVDSDAWRGQLMYVDRLVQRLAEQLPPRSALYVTADHGMIDIPFDEESRIDFDEDWELSAGVALLGGEGRARHVYAVPGAQADVLAVWREVLGEQFWVASRDEAIAAGWFGPPGACDERVYGRIGDVVAAASADVVITASRNEPHESAMVGMHGSMTPVEQLVPLLEVRS; encoded by the coding sequence ATGGCCCAGCCCGCCTGGCAGGACCCGGAGCCCCTCGCCCTCGACACCGCCCCCCTGCCCGAGTACGGCAGCGGCTCGCTCGCCGATCTGCTGCCGACGCTCGCGGCGGGCATGGGCGTGCCCGGCACGGCCGCCGCGATCTTGGAGCTGACCCCGGCCGACCGGAACTGCGTGTTCCTGATCGACGGTCTCGGCTGGGAGCAGATCAAGGCCCACCCGGACGAGGCGCCCTATCTGCACGGGCTGCTCGGCGGCTCGCGCGGCGGCACCGGCCGCCCCATCACCGCCGGGTTCCCCGCCACCACCGCCACCTCGCTGGCGTCCGTCGGCACCGGCCTGCCGCCCGCCGCGCACGGCCTGCCCGGCTACACCGCGCGCAACCCGGAGACCGGCGAGCTGATGAACCAGCTCCGCTGGAAGCCCTGGACCGACCCGCACGCCTGGCAGCCGTACCCCACGGTCTTCCAGCTGGCGGACGCGGCCGGGGTGCACACCGCCCAGGTCTCCTCGCCGACCTTCCAGCACACCCCGCTGACCAAGGTCGCGCTCAGCGGCGGCACCTTCCACGGCCGGCTGACCGGCGAGGAACGCATGGACCTCGCCGCCGAGCAGCTGGGCGCCGGTGACCGCTCGCTCGTCTACACGTACTACAGCGAGGTCGACGGCAAGGGCCACCGCTTCGGCGTGGACTCCGACGCCTGGCGCGGCCAGCTGATGTACGTCGACCGGCTCGTCCAGCGCCTGGCCGAGCAGCTGCCGCCGCGCTCCGCGCTGTACGTCACCGCGGACCACGGCATGATCGACATCCCGTTCGACGAGGAGTCCCGGATCGACTTCGACGAGGACTGGGAGCTGAGCGCGGGCGTCGCCCTGCTCGGCGGCGAGGGCCGGGCCCGGCACGTCTACGCGGTCCCGGGCGCCCAGGCCGATGTGCTCGCCGTCTGGCGCGAGGTGCTCGGCGAGCAGTTCTGGGTGGCGAGCCGCGACGAGGCGATAGCCGCGGGCTGGTTCGGCCCGCCGGGCGCCTGCGACGAGCGGGTGTACGGGCGGATCGGCGACGTCGTCGCCGCGGCCAGTGCCGATGTGGTGATCACCGCCTCGCGCAACGAGCCGCACGAGTCCGCCATGGTCGGCATGCACGGCTCGATGACCCCCGTCGAGCAGCTCGTCCCCCTGCTCGAAGTACGCTCGTAA
- a CDS encoding DUF5998 family protein, whose translation MAKTGTMTQGLRAAIERSGYYPALVAEAVEAAVGGEPIASYLVHQETTFDANEVRRHVTVLVLTDNRFIVSHTDEQNADTSSPTPYATTSTESVKLDRISSVVVSRVVANPESYTPGTLPREVVLTIGWGAVSRIDLEPAACGDPGCDADHGYTGNSTADDLSLRVSEAGDGPDTVRQTLDFAQALSEATAATGR comes from the coding sequence ATGGCGAAGACCGGCACGATGACCCAGGGGCTGCGCGCGGCGATCGAGCGCAGCGGCTACTACCCGGCCCTTGTGGCCGAGGCGGTGGAGGCCGCCGTCGGTGGTGAGCCCATCGCGTCGTACCTGGTCCACCAGGAGACCACGTTCGACGCCAACGAGGTCCGCCGCCACGTCACCGTCCTGGTCCTGACGGACAACCGTTTCATCGTCAGCCACACCGACGAGCAGAACGCGGACACCAGCTCCCCGACCCCGTACGCGACGACCTCCACCGAGTCCGTGAAGCTCGACCGGATCTCCTCCGTGGTCGTCAGCCGCGTGGTCGCCAACCCCGAGTCGTACACCCCGGGCACCCTGCCCCGCGAGGTCGTGCTGACCATCGGCTGGGGCGCCGTCTCCCGCATCGACCTGGAGCCCGCCGCCTGCGGCGACCCGGGCTGCGACGCCGACCACGGCTACACCGGCAACTCCACGGCCGACGACCTCAGCCTGCGCGTCAGCGAGGCCGGGGACGGGCCGGACACCGTCCGCCAGACCCTGGACTTCGCCCAGGCGCTCTCCGAGGCCACCGCGGCGACCGGCCGCTGA
- a CDS encoding GNAT family N-acetyltransferase, with amino-acid sequence MQAPQEKTQDPAYPAHWEADVVLRDGGTARIRPITPGDAERLVSFYEQVSDESKYYRFFAPYPRLSAKDVHRFTHHDYVDRVGLAATVGGEFIATVRYDRIDQRGRPAPADEAEVAFLVQDAHQGRGVASALLEHIAAVARERGIRRFAAEVLPANNKMIKVFTDAGYQQKRSFEDGSVHLTLDLEPTAESLAVQRAREQRAEARSVQRLLAPGSVAVIGAGRAPGGVGRTVLRNLLGAGFTGRVYAVNRALPQDASALEGVPAVRSLGEIGETVDLAVLAVAAERVPEAVAECGEHGVRGLVVLSAGYAESGAAGRDRQRALLRQVRSYGMRLIGPNAFGIINTAPGVRLNASLAPQPPDRGRIGLFTQSGAIGIALLSGLYRRGAGVSAFISSGNRADVSGNDILQYWYEDADTDVVLLYLESIGNPRKFTRLARRTAAVKPVVAVKGARHSGSTPPGHAVPVTRVPDAAVSALLRQAGVIRVDTVTELVDAGVLLADQPLPAGPRVAILGNSESLGLLTYDACLTEGLRPLPPLDLTTAAGPDDFRDALARALADELCDAVIVTAIPWVGEPGHPDEALATALHRATATAPAKPVAVVHVELGGLAEALADAASTAPRAPHHRAPLPGTTPTAYGETPTAHGGPAPTAAPAPVGPGRVRGWSPAGGPGARPPGTPHLDPPREGLGKEQGGEDPAHRIPSTPTHPIPSTPTHPIPSAPAHRIPAYPAAERAVRALAEAVRYGQWRRQAAEQGKVPEYEDIDEAGAATDIERLLGADPDPRGGTLGTDAAEALLARYGIRVRRALPAPHPDAAVAAAARLGYPVALKTTAPHLRHRPDLGGVRLDLADEEQLRRAYAELTHALGKPEELQPVVQAMAPRGVDTVVRAAIDPAVGAVLSFGLAGAASELLGDTGHRLVPATDRDAAELVRSIRTAPLLFGWRGSAPVDTAALEELLLRVSRLVDDHPEVVSVVLEPVVVAPHGLSVLGASVRLAPPPARTDLGPRRLPSY; translated from the coding sequence ATGCAGGCTCCGCAGGAGAAGACGCAGGACCCCGCGTACCCGGCCCACTGGGAGGCCGACGTCGTGCTCCGCGACGGTGGTACGGCCCGGATCAGGCCCATCACCCCGGGCGACGCCGAACGGCTGGTCTCCTTCTACGAGCAGGTGTCGGACGAGTCCAAGTACTACCGCTTCTTCGCGCCCTACCCCCGGCTGTCCGCCAAGGACGTGCACCGCTTCACCCATCACGACTACGTCGACCGGGTCGGGCTGGCGGCGACGGTCGGCGGCGAGTTCATCGCGACCGTCCGCTACGACCGGATCGACCAGCGCGGCCGTCCGGCCCCGGCCGACGAGGCGGAGGTCGCGTTCCTGGTGCAGGACGCCCACCAGGGCCGCGGGGTCGCCTCCGCCCTCCTGGAGCACATCGCGGCGGTGGCGCGCGAGCGGGGGATCCGGCGGTTCGCGGCGGAGGTGCTGCCCGCCAACAACAAGATGATCAAGGTCTTCACGGACGCGGGCTACCAGCAGAAGCGTTCCTTCGAGGACGGCTCCGTCCACCTCACGCTCGACCTGGAGCCCACCGCCGAGTCCCTCGCCGTGCAGCGCGCCCGGGAGCAGCGCGCCGAGGCCCGCTCGGTGCAGCGGCTGCTCGCGCCGGGCTCGGTCGCCGTCATCGGCGCCGGCCGCGCACCCGGCGGAGTCGGCCGCACGGTGCTGCGCAACCTCCTCGGCGCGGGCTTCACCGGACGCGTCTACGCGGTCAACCGGGCGCTGCCGCAGGACGCTTCGGCGCTGGAGGGCGTCCCGGCGGTGCGCTCGCTGGGCGAGATCGGGGAGACCGTCGACCTCGCCGTGCTCGCCGTGGCGGCCGAACGGGTGCCCGAGGCCGTCGCCGAGTGCGGTGAGCACGGGGTGCGCGGGCTCGTCGTGCTCTCCGCCGGGTACGCCGAGAGCGGCGCGGCCGGGCGCGACCGGCAGCGGGCCCTGCTGCGCCAGGTCCGCTCGTACGGAATGCGGCTGATCGGGCCGAACGCGTTCGGGATCATCAACACCGCGCCCGGCGTGCGGCTGAACGCGTCGCTGGCGCCCCAGCCGCCCGACCGGGGCCGGATCGGCCTGTTCACCCAGTCGGGCGCGATCGGCATCGCCCTGCTCTCCGGGCTCTACCGGCGCGGCGCGGGCGTGTCCGCGTTCATCTCCTCCGGCAACCGGGCGGACGTCTCAGGCAACGACATCCTCCAGTACTGGTACGAGGACGCGGACACCGACGTGGTGCTGCTCTACCTCGAATCCATCGGCAACCCGCGCAAGTTCACCCGGCTCGCCCGGCGCACCGCCGCGGTCAAGCCCGTGGTCGCGGTGAAGGGCGCCCGGCACAGCGGATCCACCCCGCCCGGCCACGCGGTCCCGGTCACCCGGGTCCCGGACGCGGCCGTCTCGGCGCTGCTGCGGCAGGCGGGCGTCATCCGGGTGGACACGGTGACCGAGCTGGTGGACGCGGGCGTCCTGCTCGCCGATCAGCCGCTGCCCGCCGGGCCGCGCGTCGCGATCCTGGGCAACTCCGAGTCGCTGGGGCTGCTGACGTACGACGCCTGTCTGACCGAGGGCCTGCGCCCGCTGCCGCCCCTGGACCTGACCACCGCGGCCGGACCCGACGACTTCCGCGACGCGCTGGCGCGGGCGCTCGCCGACGAGCTGTGCGACGCGGTGATCGTCACGGCGATCCCCTGGGTGGGGGAGCCCGGCCATCCCGACGAGGCCCTCGCCACCGCCCTCCACCGGGCCACCGCGACGGCCCCGGCGAAGCCGGTGGCGGTGGTGCACGTGGAACTCGGCGGCCTGGCGGAGGCCCTGGCCGACGCGGCGAGCACGGCCCCGCGCGCCCCGCACCACCGCGCACCACTGCCCGGGACGACCCCGACGGCGTACGGAGAGACCCCGACCGCGCACGGAGGGCCCGCCCCGACCGCCGCGCCCGCCCCCGTCGGTCCCGGCAGGGTGCGGGGATGGAGCCCCGCAGGAGGTCCGGGAGCCCGGCCCCCGGGCACCCCCCACCTCGACCCGCCCCGGGAGGGCCTCGGGAAGGAGCAGGGCGGGGAAGACCCCGCCCACCGCATCCCCTCCACCCCCACCCACCCCATCCCCTCCACCCCCACCCACCCCATCCCCTCTGCCCCCGCCCACCGCATCCCTGCCTACCCCGCCGCCGAACGGGCGGTCCGCGCGCTCGCCGAGGCCGTCCGCTACGGCCAGTGGCGGCGGCAGGCCGCCGAGCAGGGCAAGGTGCCGGAGTACGAGGACATCGACGAGGCCGGCGCCGCCACCGACATCGAGCGGCTGCTCGGGGCCGACCCCGACCCCCGGGGCGGCACCCTGGGCACCGACGCGGCCGAGGCGCTGCTGGCCCGGTACGGGATCCGGGTGCGCCGCGCCCTGCCCGCCCCGCACCCGGACGCCGCCGTGGCCGCCGCCGCCCGCCTCGGCTACCCGGTGGCCCTCAAGACCACCGCCCCGCACCTGCGCCACCGCCCCGACCTCGGCGGCGTCCGCCTGGACCTGGCCGACGAGGAGCAACTGCGCCGCGCGTACGCCGAGTTGACGCACGCCCTGGGCAAGCCCGAGGAGCTCCAGCCGGTGGTCCAGGCGATGGCGCCGAGGGGCGTCGACACCGTGGTGCGCGCGGCCATCGACCCGGCGGTCGGCGCCGTGCTCTCGTTCGGCCTCGCCGGGGCCGCCTCCGAGCTGCTCGGCGACACCGGCCACCGGCTGGTCCCGGCGACCGACCGGGACGCCGCCGAGCTCGTCCGGTCGATCCGGACCGCGCCGCTCCTGTTCGGCTGGCGGGGCTCCGCGCCGGTGGACACGGCGGCCCTGGAGGAGCTCCTGCTGCGGGTGTCGCGGCTGGTCGACGACCACCCGGAGGTCGTCTCCGTGGTCCTGGAGCCCGTCGTCGTCGCCCCGCACGGCCTGTCCGTGCTGGGCGCGAGCGTCCGGCTCGCCCCGCCGCCCGCCCGCACCGACCTGGGGCCGAGGCGGCTGCCCAGCTACTGA
- a CDS encoding HPr family phosphocarrier protein, whose product MAERRVNVGWAEGLHARPASIFVRAATASGVPVTIAKADGNPVNAASMLAVLGLGAQGGEEIVLASEAENAEAALDRLAKLVAEGLDELPETV is encoded by the coding sequence ATGGCTGAGCGCCGCGTCAATGTCGGCTGGGCCGAGGGCCTGCACGCCCGCCCCGCTTCCATCTTCGTCCGCGCCGCCACGGCCTCCGGCGTCCCCGTGACGATCGCCAAGGCCGACGGCAACCCGGTCAACGCCGCGTCCATGCTCGCGGTGCTCGGCCTGGGCGCGCAGGGCGGCGAGGAGATCGTGCTGGCTTCCGAGGCGGAGAACGCCGAGGCGGCCCTGGACCGTCTGGCGAAGCTGGTCGCCGAGGGCCTCGACGAGCTTCCCGAGACCGTCTGA
- a CDS encoding GntR family transcriptional regulator, translating to MRIAAQSVCTAIRDDIVAGTFARGSRLTEEVLARRYGVSRVPVREALRTLESEGFVTTRRHAGACVAEPSAQEAADLLEMRVLLEPLAAARAAGRRTEAHLKVLRGLVRLGQERVRRAQGEDLRALGGWFHETLAQASGSAGLIALLTQLRHKVAWMYVLERPALPRECWAEHGAIVDAVARGDAERARSLTALHAERSFSAYRLRAADGVRSSQHAVNNAAVRA from the coding sequence ATGCGCATCGCGGCGCAATCGGTCTGCACGGCAATCCGCGACGACATCGTGGCGGGCACCTTCGCACGCGGCAGCAGGCTCACCGAGGAAGTACTCGCCCGGCGTTACGGGGTTTCGCGCGTCCCGGTCCGCGAGGCGCTGCGCACCCTGGAGTCCGAGGGGTTCGTGACCACCCGCCGCCATGCCGGGGCCTGTGTGGCCGAGCCCAGCGCGCAGGAGGCCGCCGACCTGCTCGAAATGCGGGTGCTGCTGGAGCCGCTGGCCGCCGCGCGGGCCGCCGGACGGCGCACCGAGGCCCATCTCAAGGTGCTGCGCGGCCTGGTGCGGCTGGGCCAGGAGCGGGTGCGGCGGGCCCAGGGGGAGGACCTGCGCGCGCTGGGCGGCTGGTTCCACGAGACGCTGGCCCAGGCGTCCGGCAGCGCCGGCCTGATCGCGCTGCTCACCCAGCTGCGGCACAAGGTGGCCTGGATGTACGTGCTGGAGCGGCCCGCGCTGCCCCGGGAGTGCTGGGCGGAGCACGGGGCGATCGTGGACGCGGTGGCGCGCGGCGACGCCGAGCGCGCAAGGTCGCTCACCGCGCTCCACGCGGAGCGTTCCTTTTCCGCCTATCGGCTGCGCGCGGCCGACGGTGTGAGGAGTTCGCAACATGCCGTGAACAACGCGGCCGTCCGCGCGTGA